One window from the genome of Saimiri boliviensis isolate mSaiBol1 chromosome 2, mSaiBol1.pri, whole genome shotgun sequence encodes:
- the ZNF79 gene encoding zinc finger protein 79 isoform X4, whose amino-acid sequence MLEEGLPVSQPGMNSQLELREGAWMLEGKDLRNSSPNWKIVSESPPEQALSEESFQHPSVEMSPEDSDHRTGEHEKSFNLRPVLSPQQRVPVEARPRKCEAHTKSFKNSEILKPLRAKPYACNECGKAFSYCSSLSQHQKSHTGEKPYECSECGKAFSQSSSLIQHQRIHTGEKPYKCSECGRAFSQNANLTKHQRTHTGEKPYRCSECEKAFSDCSALVQHQRIHTGEKPYECSDCGKAFRHSANLTNHQRTHTGEKPYKCSECGKAFSYCAAFIQHQRIHTGEKPYRCAACGKAFSQSANLTNHQRTHTGEKPYKCSECGKAFSQSTNLIIHQKTHTGEKPYKCNECGKFFSESSALIRHHIIHTGEKPYECNECGKAFNQSSSLSQHQRIHTGVKPYECSECGKAFRCSSAFIRHQRLHTGE is encoded by the coding sequence actggAAGATCGTATCTGAATCGCCACCAGAACAAGCCCTTTCTGAAGAATCATTCCAACACCCAAGTGTAGAGATGTCCCCTGAGGATTCAGACCACAGGACCGGTGAACATGAGAAGAGCTTCAACCTGAGACCAGTCCTCTCTCCACAGCAGAGAGTGCCTGTGGAGGCAAGACCTCGCAAATGTGAGGCACATACCAAGAGCTTCAAGAACTCGGAAATACTGAAACCTCTCAGAGCAAAACCATATGCatgtaatgagtgtggcaaaGCCTTCAGTTACTGTTCTTCCCTTTCTCAGCACCAGAAGAgccacactggagagaagccctatGAGTGCAGTGAATGCGGGAAGGCCTTCAGCCAGAGCTCATCTCTCATTCAGCACCAGAggattcacactggagagaaaccttacaagtgcagtgaatgtggaagAGCCTTCAGCCAGAACGCCAACCTCACCAAGCACCAGCGAACCCACACCGGAGAAAAGCCCTACAGATGCAGCGAGTGTGAGAAAGCCTTCAGTGACTGCTCAGCTCTTGTTCAACATCAGCggattcatactggagagaagcccTACGAATGCAGTGACTGCGGGAAGGCCTTCCGTCACAGCGCGAACCTCACGAACCACCAGAGGACTCACACCGGGGAGAAGCCATACAAGTGCAGCGAGTGTGGGAAGGCCTTCAGTTACTGTGCAGCCTTTATTCAGCACCAGCGAATTCACACTGGGGAGAAGCCCTATAGATGTGCCGCGTGTGGGAAGGCCTTCAGCCAGAGTGCAAACCTCACCAACCACCAGAGGACTCACACTGGGGAGAAGCCATACAAGTGCAGCgagtgtgggaaagccttcagccAGAGCACAAATCTTATAATCCACCAAAAGACCCACACCGGTGAGAAGCCatataaatgtaatgaatgtgggaaattCTTCAGTGAGAGCTCAGCCCTTATTCGACATCACATAAtccacactggagaaaaaccttATGAGTGTAACGAGTGTGGTAAAGCATTTAACCAGAGCTCATCCCTCAGTCAGCATCAGAGAATCCACACAGGCGTGAAACCCTACGAATGCAGCGAGTGTGGGAAGGCCTTCAGATGCAGCTCTGCCTTCATTAGACATCAGAGACTCCACACTGGAGAGTAA